In the genome of Nakamurella alba, the window CCGCTGCCGGATCCCGGTACATCGCGTACGCCGAACTGCCCGGGGCCGTGGTCAGCTGCCACGGGTCCTCGGCGGTACCGCTGCCGCTCATCCGCGTCCCTCGATCCCTTGTCGTCTCGCTGCTCCCGCGGCCTGCTCGGCCACTCCCTGCACCGGACCCGGCCGACACCGCACACAGCCGGCACGGCCTGTCCGACGACCAGTGTGGGCGTCGGCACCCCGACGCGCGCGACACGGGCCCCGGAGCGCACCGAGGGGTCCACTGCGCACCCATCGGGCCCCCACTACGCTGGCGGGGCCCGCCCGGGCGGCAGTGCACGAGACGCCAGGAGAGACATGCCCACCATCGCCGTCGTCGGAGAGGTGGTGGCCGATGCCGTGCTGCCCGCGAACGGGATCGTCGACGGCGCCGCCCATCTCACGGTCCACCCGGGCGGCGGCCCGGCCAACACGGCGGTCGCGCTGTCCCGGCTCGGCACCACCGCCCGCTTCGCCGGGCGGCTGTCGGTGGGCGCGCTGGGCGCCCTCTGCCGGGCGAAGCTCGAGGAGTCCGGGGTCGACCTGTCCGCCTCCGAGGCGGCCACCGAGCCGGCCACCCTGGCGATCGCCCGGCTCGACGACGGCGGCGCGGCGAGCTACGAGTTCTACACCGCCGGCACCGCCGACTGGGCCTGGACCGATGCCTCGCTGGCCCCACTGATCGACGGGCCGTTCGGCGACGGACCGGCCCCGGTCGCCATCCACACCGGCACGCTGGCACTGGCCCTGCAGCCCTCCGGGATGGTCATCGAGCGGCTGCTGCAGCGGGCCCGGGAGAGGATGACGGTCTCCGTCGACCCGAACCTGCGCACTCTCCTGGTACCGGTCGAGACCTACCGCGCCGTCATCGACCGCTGGGCATCGCTCGCCGACATCGTCCGGCTCTCCGAGGACGACCTGGAGCAACTGTGGCCGGGCTGGACCCCGGAGCAGGCGGCCGTGCACCTGCACCAGCAGGGGGTGCCGCTCGCGGTGATCAGCCTCGGCGCGGCCGGCGCCTTCGCCTCGTTGCGTGGCGAGACGGTCCGGGTGCCGATCGCCCCGACGACGCTGGTCGACACCGTCGGCGCCGGCGACTCCTTCCACGGCGGCCTGCTGCACCACCTCGCCGGGGCCGGGCTGCTCGGCGGCCGGCTGGGCGAGCTGACCATCGAGAGCCTGCACGAGGCACTGACCTTCGCCTCCCGTGTCTCGGCGATCACCTGTTCCCGGGCCGGCGCGAACCCGCCCTGGGCGAACGAGCTCTGACTGCGGCTCAGCGGCGGCCGAACATGCCGCCGCGCGGGTAGCGGACGGAGATCCAGCCGCCCTTCTTGGTGCCGGTGAGCCGCAGGTCGAGCACCCCGCCGTCATCGGGCGTGAGCTTGTTCGTCAGGTGACCGCCGCGCATCGACAGCCCGTGCACGGCGAGCGAGGTGCCGTGCGGCACCACGAGTTCGGTCGATCCCCCGCTGTTGGAGCGG includes:
- a CDS encoding PfkB family carbohydrate kinase; its protein translation is MPTIAVVGEVVADAVLPANGIVDGAAHLTVHPGGGPANTAVALSRLGTTARFAGRLSVGALGALCRAKLEESGVDLSASEAATEPATLAIARLDDGGAASYEFYTAGTADWAWTDASLAPLIDGPFGDGPAPVAIHTGTLALALQPSGMVIERLLQRARERMTVSVDPNLRTLLVPVETYRAVIDRWASLADIVRLSEDDLEQLWPGWTPEQAAVHLHQQGVPLAVISLGAAGAFASLRGETVRVPIAPTTLVDTVGAGDSFHGGLLHHLAGAGLLGGRLGELTIESLHEALTFASRVSAITCSRAGANPPWANEL